The Cylindrospermum stagnale PCC 7417 genome segment ACTGGCTTTCTTATCGCGGCGACTATCTACCGCGAGGTGAGTCAGTTTATCAAGTCACAATTCCCGCTCAAGTCCAGGAAGCATATCAATTTCTCGCTGAACGCTGCCAAAATCACGCCCAAGAATTATGGTCAAATGCTGTAGAAAACCGCGATTTTCAACTGGCTGTAGAGTCTCTTTGTATTTGGGGGGCGCTGGCTATGGAAGATGTCGCACTGACAGCGATACAGCAGCATAACTGGCTGGAACTTCTGCCTGTGTGGCTCAATGTGGTGCTTCAGGGGTTAAGGTCGAATAATATACCCGGTGATTCGGCGAGTTTAAAAACGGCGCTTTCGTTGCTGAGTCAGGTTGGAGTTGAAGCCGCTTTTATTGAGCCATTGGGGCGGGGATGGCGTCAAGTTTTCTGTTTAATCGCGATTAACAATCGTGAAACTGCACTAAATTTACTCAGCAATGACGTGTGGGCGCAGTTTCTCCGTCTCAATATTGCCCAAGAGAGTGATTCACCCGATAAATTTATATCACCACCTCCTGCACCTCAAAAGCCAGGGAAGAAGAAAACCGAGATCAAAAAACGGGGCGGTGACTAATAATTCTAGTACTTACACAATAACTCTCTCAAAACTTCTTCCTTTGCGTCCTTTGCGCCCTTTGCGGTTCGTTAATGATTTTGTCTAAGTCCCAGATTCTTAACTTGTTATCCACTTAAATGAAGATGCAAAAATCCGTCACATTCGATACAATTTATTAGCCCAAGAGCGCCGAGGAGAATAACGTGGTCTTAACAAAAGGCTTTGAGATCGAGATGTATACTGGCACGCCTCAAGGAGAAATCGTCGGTCTCTCCGATAAAATTATCGCGGCGTTGAATGGATTTATGCGGGAGCCAGATAGCCGTAACGTAGAATACATAACCAGTCCATCGAGTAGCTATGAGAATCAATTGTGTGGTTTGCTGCGTCCCCGGCGGACTTTGCGAAACTATCTCCAACGTTTGGGCGGTTACACTTTAATACCGGGGAGTACTCTGTCTTTGGGTGGGAGCGATCGCTTTTTGCGTTCCGATCCGACTAACCCCTATCACGAATACATTGAGCAAAGCTACGGAACAAAGGTAGTTACCGCCAGCGTCCATATTAATATTGGCATCAGCGACCCAGAAGTGTTAATGCGGGCTTGTCGGGTGATTCGTTTGGAAGCTCCTTTATTCCTCGCCCTCAGTGCCTCATCGCCTTTCCTAGATGGCAAAGCTACCGGCTATCACTCGACCCGTTGGGGTCTTTTTCCTCAAACCCCTGCCCGTGTGCCTTTATTTGCCAGTCATGCCGATCATATTCAATGGGTGGAAGCACAACTGGCTGCGGGGACAATGCAAAACGTGCGGCATTTGTGG includes the following:
- the gshA gene encoding glutamate--cysteine ligase, which translates into the protein MVLTKGFEIEMYTGTPQGEIVGLSDKIIAALNGFMREPDSRNVEYITSPSSSYENQLCGLLRPRRTLRNYLQRLGGYTLIPGSTLSLGGSDRFLRSDPTNPYHEYIEQSYGTKVVTASVHINIGISDPEVLMRACRVIRLEAPLFLALSASSPFLDGKATGYHSTRWGLFPQTPARVPLFASHADHIQWVEAQLAAGTMQNVRHLWSSVRPNGDRRPYELNRLELRICDLVTDPIALLAITALLEARLLQIIENPDIDPLTQSSLSPEELITLTASNEAAAASSSLDACLQHWQDGRSIIARDWIGELYQDVWAIAKQRGFSCFLSPLHKILREGNEAQQWLQLHTIGFDTQRVITQAIIATQEREMELEDKLCSSLLA